The Megalobrama amblycephala isolate DHTTF-2021 linkage group LG7, ASM1881202v1, whole genome shotgun sequence genome window below encodes:
- the lrrc58a gene encoding leucine-rich repeat-containing protein 58a isoform X2 has protein sequence MARFPGMDDKCAVLHLSRMHLDDLNLDHLTESKRKQIQQLHLTYNRLLLLPPSVCFLSNLEYLDMSNNALTVIPDDFMLLTNLKTFVAKNNLLNESSFPKEFGSMQVETLNMSGNRFEDIPTQFLKMTTLQSLSLGGNRLKDIPSEIENLTSLEMLYLGGNLISSIPPEVANLTSLRYLVLCDNRIQSIPPQLSKLHSLLSLSLHNNLLTFLPREILSLIHLQELSLRGNPLVVRFIKDMTYDPPSLMELAGRTIKSQNLPFHSCDLPSNLIHYLNLASECPNPKCAVFLSLQLKPTERRRVRGGEQRPRRQTPEGTAGIGQTSNRDRYLSQDFH, from the exons ATGGCTCGTTTCCCAGGCATGGACGACAAGTGTGCTGTTTTACATTTATCACGTATGCATCTGGACGACTTGAACTTGGATCATCTCACGGaaagtaaaagaaaacaaatccaGCAGCTGCATCTCACCTACAATCGTTTATTGCTTCTTCCACCTTCCGTTTGTTTTCTATCCAACCTGGAGTATCTGGATATGAGCAATAATGCGCTCACGGTCATACCAGATGACTTTATGTTACTAACAAACCTAAAGACGTTTGTAGCAAAGAACAATCTTCTGAATGAGTCATCGTTCCCTAAGGAGTTTGGAAGCATGCAGGTAGAAACTCTGAATATGAGTGGAAACAGGTTTGAGGATATTCCCACGCAGTTTCTAAAAATGACCACGCTACAGTCCCTGTCACTCGGAGGAAACAGACTGAAGGACATCCCTTCAGAAATAGAGAACCTGACCAG TCTAGAGATGCTGTATTTGGGAGGGAACCTCATCTCCTCCATCCCACCTGAGGTGGCTAACCTCACCAGTCTGAGATACCTGGTTCTGTGTGACAATCGCATCCAAAGCATACCACCCCAGCTCAGCAA ACTACACTCCCTGCTCTCTCTCAGTCTCCACAACAACCTGCTGACCTTCCTCCCTCGTGAGATCCTCAGCCTCATCCATTTGCAGGAGCTCAGTCTCCGTGGAAATCCTCTTGTTGTGCGCTTCATCAAGGACATGACCTACGACCCTCCATCCCTGATGGAGCTAGCAGGACGCACGATCAAGTCCCAGAATCTTCCGTTCCACTCGTGTGACCTACCATCCAATCTGATCCATTATTTAAACCTGGCTAGCGAATGTCCCAACCCAAAGTGTGCAG TGTTCCTCTCCCTGCAGCTCAAACCCACAGAGCGACGCAGAGTCAGAGGAGGAGAACAGCGTCCCCGcagacagactccagagggtaCTGCTGGGATAGGACAAACCTCCAACAGGGACAGATACCTGTCACAGGACTtccattaa
- the fstl1a gene encoding follistatin-related protein 1a isoform X1 has protein sequence MLSFSSYSVRAAAPLISTFSSHLLIMIIRTLSPFIVLFVVCCYAEEVRSKSKVCANVFCGAGRECAVTEKGEPTCLCVEQCKPHKRPVCGSNGKTYRNHCELHRDACLTGLKVQVAHHGHCEEKKMEKITNSPIVCYLTDRNELRSHVIEWLQSEVEPDGWFSKGSNFSDVLLKYFQNYDNGDAQLDSTEFLKFIQHNETAINITSPYAEEENNRLLRSLCVDALIELSDENADWKLSFDEFLNCLRPGFNPPERKCALEDETYEDGAETQLECNRCVCACGNWVCTAVICDGTNKLPALEETEGNDQEMTEEEWTLRVAELNKHQETVEKMKLATKEV, from the exons ATGTTGTCCTTCAGTTCTTACTCTGTCCGTGCAGCAGCTCCTCTCATCTCTACTTTCTCCTCTCATCTCCTGATAATG ATTATTAGGACACTTTCTCCATTCATTGTCCTCTTCGTTGTCTGCTGTTACGCAGAG GAGGTGAGGAGTAAAAGTAAAGTTTGTGCGAATGTGTTCTGTGGAGCTGGAAGAGAATGTGCTGTCACAGAGAAAGGAGAACCGACCTGTCTGTGTGTCGAG CAATGTAAACCCCATAAGCGTCCAGTCTGCGGCAGTAATGGGAAGACGTACCGTAATCATTGTGAGCTGCATCGTGATGCCTGTCTCACTGGACTTAAAGTGCAGGTGGCCCATCATGGACATTGTGAAG agaaaaaaatggaaaagatCACCAACAGCCCAA ttgTTTGTTACCTTACGGACCGCAATGAGTTGAGGAGTCATGTTATTGAATGGTTGCAGTCTGAGGTGGAGCCTGACGGCTGGTTTTCTAAAGGATCCAACTTCTCAGATGTCCTGCTCAAATATTTCCAG AACTATGATAATGGAGACGCTCAGCTGGATTCAACAGAATTCCTGAAGTTCATTCAGCATAATGAGACTGCAATTAATATCACCTCTCCTTACGCTGAGGAGGAGAACAACCGCCTGCtcag GAGTCTGTGTGTGGATGCCCTCATCGAGCTGTCTGATGAGAATGCTGACTGGAAACTGAGCTTTGATGAGTTCCTCAACTGCCTCAGGCCTGGATTCAACCCTCCAGAGAGGA AGTGCGCCTTAGAGGATGAGACGTACGAGGATGGTGCTGAGACTCAGTTGGAATGTAACCGCTGTGTTTGTGCCTGCGGGAACTGGGTTTGCACCGCTGTTATTTGTGATG GTACAAATAAGTTACCTGCTCTGGAGGAAACGGAGGGAAATGATCAGGAGATGACGGAGGAGGAGTGGACTCTGCGAGTGGCTGAACTCAATAAACATCAG GAAACTGTGGAGAAGATGAAATTGGCAACTAAAGAGGTTTGA
- the lrrc58a gene encoding leucine-rich repeat-containing protein 58a isoform X1, whose protein sequence is MARFPGMDDKCAVLHLSRMHLDDLNLDHLTESKRKQIQQLHLTYNRLLLLPPSVCFLSNLEYLDMSNNALTVIPDDFMLLTNLKTFVAKNNLLNESSFPKEFGSMQVETLNMSGNRFEDIPTQFLKMTTLQSLSLGGNRLKDIPSEIENLTSLEMLYLGGNLISSIPPEVANLTSLRYLVLCDNRIQSIPPQLSKLHSLLSLSLHNNLLTFLPREILSLIHLQELSLRGNPLVVRFIKDMTYDPPSLMELAGRTIKSQNLPFHSCDLPSNLIHYLNLASECPNPKCAGVYFDSCVRHIKFVDFCGKYRLPLMHYLCSPQCSSPCSSNPQSDAESEEENSVPADRLQRVLLG, encoded by the exons ATGGCTCGTTTCCCAGGCATGGACGACAAGTGTGCTGTTTTACATTTATCACGTATGCATCTGGACGACTTGAACTTGGATCATCTCACGGaaagtaaaagaaaacaaatccaGCAGCTGCATCTCACCTACAATCGTTTATTGCTTCTTCCACCTTCCGTTTGTTTTCTATCCAACCTGGAGTATCTGGATATGAGCAATAATGCGCTCACGGTCATACCAGATGACTTTATGTTACTAACAAACCTAAAGACGTTTGTAGCAAAGAACAATCTTCTGAATGAGTCATCGTTCCCTAAGGAGTTTGGAAGCATGCAGGTAGAAACTCTGAATATGAGTGGAAACAGGTTTGAGGATATTCCCACGCAGTTTCTAAAAATGACCACGCTACAGTCCCTGTCACTCGGAGGAAACAGACTGAAGGACATCCCTTCAGAAATAGAGAACCTGACCAG TCTAGAGATGCTGTATTTGGGAGGGAACCTCATCTCCTCCATCCCACCTGAGGTGGCTAACCTCACCAGTCTGAGATACCTGGTTCTGTGTGACAATCGCATCCAAAGCATACCACCCCAGCTCAGCAA ACTACACTCCCTGCTCTCTCTCAGTCTCCACAACAACCTGCTGACCTTCCTCCCTCGTGAGATCCTCAGCCTCATCCATTTGCAGGAGCTCAGTCTCCGTGGAAATCCTCTTGTTGTGCGCTTCATCAAGGACATGACCTACGACCCTCCATCCCTGATGGAGCTAGCAGGACGCACGATCAAGTCCCAGAATCTTCCGTTCCACTCGTGTGACCTACCATCCAATCTGATCCATTATTTAAACCTGGCTAGCGAATGTCCCAACCCAAAGTGTGCAG GTGTTTACTTCGACTCGTGTGTGAGGCACATCAAGTTTGTGGATTTCTGTGGGAAGTACCGCCTGCCGCTCATGCATTACCTCTGTTCCCCGCAGTGTTCCTCTCCCTGCAGCTCAAACCCACAGAGCGACGCAGAGTCAGAGGAGGAGAACAGCGTCCCCGcagacagactccagagggtaCTGCTGGGATAG
- the fstl1a gene encoding follistatin-related protein 1a isoform X2, giving the protein MLSFSSYSVRAAAPLISTFSSHLLIMIIRTLSPFIVLFVVCCYAEEVRSKSKVCANVFCGAGRECAVTEKGEPTCLCVEQCKPHKRPVCGSNGKTYRNHCELHRDACLTGLKVQVAHHGHCEEKKMEKITNSPIVCYLTDRNELRSHVIEWLQSEVEPDGWFSKGSNFSDVLLKYFQNYDNGDAQLDSTEFLKFIQHNETAINITSPYAEEENNRLLRSLCVDALIELSDENADWKLSFDEFLNCLRPGFNPPERSTNKLPALEETEGNDQEMTEEEWTLRVAELNKHQETVEKMKLATKEV; this is encoded by the exons ATGTTGTCCTTCAGTTCTTACTCTGTCCGTGCAGCAGCTCCTCTCATCTCTACTTTCTCCTCTCATCTCCTGATAATG ATTATTAGGACACTTTCTCCATTCATTGTCCTCTTCGTTGTCTGCTGTTACGCAGAG GAGGTGAGGAGTAAAAGTAAAGTTTGTGCGAATGTGTTCTGTGGAGCTGGAAGAGAATGTGCTGTCACAGAGAAAGGAGAACCGACCTGTCTGTGTGTCGAG CAATGTAAACCCCATAAGCGTCCAGTCTGCGGCAGTAATGGGAAGACGTACCGTAATCATTGTGAGCTGCATCGTGATGCCTGTCTCACTGGACTTAAAGTGCAGGTGGCCCATCATGGACATTGTGAAG agaaaaaaatggaaaagatCACCAACAGCCCAA ttgTTTGTTACCTTACGGACCGCAATGAGTTGAGGAGTCATGTTATTGAATGGTTGCAGTCTGAGGTGGAGCCTGACGGCTGGTTTTCTAAAGGATCCAACTTCTCAGATGTCCTGCTCAAATATTTCCAG AACTATGATAATGGAGACGCTCAGCTGGATTCAACAGAATTCCTGAAGTTCATTCAGCATAATGAGACTGCAATTAATATCACCTCTCCTTACGCTGAGGAGGAGAACAACCGCCTGCtcag GAGTCTGTGTGTGGATGCCCTCATCGAGCTGTCTGATGAGAATGCTGACTGGAAACTGAGCTTTGATGAGTTCCTCAACTGCCTCAGGCCTGGATTCAACCCTCCAGAGAGGA GTACAAATAAGTTACCTGCTCTGGAGGAAACGGAGGGAAATGATCAGGAGATGACGGAGGAGGAGTGGACTCTGCGAGTGGCTGAACTCAATAAACATCAG GAAACTGTGGAGAAGATGAAATTGGCAACTAAAGAGGTTTGA